The Chitinophaga caeni genome segment CCCCGGTTCGATCGGCTTAGTGCATTATTTGGTGGTCAAAAATATTTACCTGGTATATATGTTTATGCCAATCTCGGCAGCGCTTTTTTGGTTGGTATATACTTCTTATAGAAATACAACATGGGAACAATTAGCCAAAAAATAGTTCCCATGCTGACGAGATTAACAGTCATTAATCTACTAGTAAACGTTTATACATCTGGATGGTATTTTCCAAACCGAAATAGATGGCGTCACATACCAGCGCATGGCCGATAGAAACTTCTTTAAGCTGCGGGATATGCAATTTGAAATAGCGCAAATTATCAAGGTTCAAATCGTGTCCTGCATTAATATCAAGTCCTATTTCAGTGGCTTTTACAGCCGTATTTTTATAATCGTTAAACAAGGCGAGGTTCTGCGGTTGGGTCAGGGCATTGTGATACTCTTCAGCATAAGGCCCGGTATACAGTTCAATCCTGTCTGCCCCCGCAGTTTTAGCGCCTTCCACCTTATCCACCTCGGGGTTTAAAAAGATAGAAACCCTGATGCCTGCTGCCTTTAATGTGCCGATCACTTCTTTTAAGAAAGATTGATGTTGAATGGTGTCCCAACCGGTATTCGAAGTAAGTACACCCGGGGGATCCGGAACCAGCGTACATTGTTCTGGTTTTACTTCCAGGACCAAATCCAAAAATTCTTTCGAAGGGTAGCCTTCTATATTAAACTCGGTTGTGACCAATGGTTTTAATTCCCTTACATCCCGGTAGCGGATATGTCTTTCATCGGGTCGTGGGTGTACCGTGATACCATCGGCGCCGAACGTTTCACAATCGGCAGCAACTTTTAATATATCAGGTAAATTGCCACCCCTGGCATTTCTGAGGGTAGCAAATTTATTAATGTTTACACTAAGCTTTGTCATACTTACAAAATTACGGGATGTAGAATGAAAATAGAAACCGGCCCTAACAAAAAAGCATTCCAGGCGGATCTGCCCGGAATGCTTTTTTTATAACAAATTTTGAACCATTCTTTATTAGTAACGGTAGTAGTCCGGTTTGTAAGGACCAGCTGCCGGAATACCGAGATAAGAAGATTGTGCGGGTGTTAATTCGTCTAGTTCCACGCCGATTTTCTTCAAATGCAAACGGGCTACTTTCTCATCGAGATGTTTAGGCAATACGTACACTTTATTTTCGTAGTTACCGCTATTGGTCCACAACTCGATCTGTGCCAAGGTCTGGTTCGTAAAAGAGTTACTCATAACGAAAGAAGGGTGACCGGTAGCACAACCCAAGTTTACTAATCTACCTTCAGCCAACAAGATGATGTCTTTACCATCGATCGTGTATTTATCAACTTGCGGTTTGATCACGACTTTCGTATGGCCGTAATTGTTATTCAGCCAAGCAACGTCAATCTCTATATCGAAGTGACCGATGTTACAAACGATGCACTTGTCTTTCATTAATTTGAAATGCTCACCGGCAATGATGTCGCGGCAACCGGTAGTGGTCACAACGATATCCGCTTCTTTCACGGCATCCACCATTTTCTTTACTTCGTAACCTTCCATGGCAGCTTGCAGCGCACAGATCGGATCGATTTCAGTAACGATAACACGGGCGCCTGCGCCGGCCAAAGACTCGGCAGAACCTTTACCCACATCGCCAAATCCAGCAACTACGGCAACTTTACCTGCGATCATAACATCGGTAGCACGGCGGATAGCATCAACGCAAGATTCGCGGCAACCGTATTTGTTATCAAATTTAGATTTGGTAACAGAATCGTTGATATTGATAGCCGGCATCGGTAAGGTACCGTTTTTCATCCTTTCATACAGGCGGTGAACACCGGTAGTTGTTTCTTCGCTTAAACCTTTGATATGCTGGATCAACTCGGTATAATTATCGAGAACCATGTTGGTTAAATCACCACCATCATCGAGGATCATATTCAACGGGCGTTCCTCGCTACCGAAGAACAATGTTTGTTCTATACACCAGTCAAACTCTTCTTCAGATAAGCCTTTCCAAGCAAAAACAGGGACACCGGCAGCAGCGATGGCCGCGGCAGCATG includes the following:
- a CDS encoding pyridoxine 5'-phosphate synthase, giving the protein MTKLSVNINKFATLRNARGGNLPDILKVAADCETFGADGITVHPRPDERHIRYRDVRELKPLVTTEFNIEGYPSKEFLDLVLEVKPEQCTLVPDPPGVLTSNTGWDTIQHQSFLKEVIGTLKAAGIRVSIFLNPEVDKVEGAKTAGADRIELYTGPYAEEYHNALTQPQNLALFNDYKNTAVKATEIGLDINAGHDLNLDNLRYFKLHIPQLKEVSIGHALVCDAIYFGLENTIQMYKRLLVD
- the ahcY gene encoding adenosylhomocysteinase; translation: MSTVTRSKIDFSLPYKVKDMSLAEWGRKEIELAEAEMPGLMSLREEYGASQPLKGARIAGCLHMTIQTAVLIETLVALGAEVRWSSCNIFSTQDHAAAAIAAAGVPVFAWKGLSEEEFDWCIEQTLFFGSEERPLNMILDDGGDLTNMVLDNYTELIQHIKGLSEETTTGVHRLYERMKNGTLPMPAININDSVTKSKFDNKYGCRESCVDAIRRATDVMIAGKVAVVAGFGDVGKGSAESLAGAGARVIVTEIDPICALQAAMEGYEVKKMVDAVKEADIVVTTTGCRDIIAGEHFKLMKDKCIVCNIGHFDIEIDVAWLNNNYGHTKVVIKPQVDKYTIDGKDIILLAEGRLVNLGCATGHPSFVMSNSFTNQTLAQIELWTNSGNYENKVYVLPKHLDEKVARLHLKKIGVELDELTPAQSSYLGIPAAGPYKPDYYRY